The following are encoded in a window of Cervus canadensis isolate Bull #8, Minnesota chromosome 11, ASM1932006v1, whole genome shotgun sequence genomic DNA:
- the LOC122449844 gene encoding olfactory receptor 6-like: MLGRNITLVREFILVGFPTAPWLQVLLFSLFLVVYLLVVVENLVIMLTVWVTGSLHKPMYYFLTSLSFLEVWYVSVTVPKMLDGFLLQRQRISFPGCMTQLYFFISLACTECVLLAAMAYDRYVAICHPLRYPVIMTTGYCVQLVAFSFMSGFMVSVIKVYFISHVAFCGSNVMNHFFCDISPILKLACKDMSTAELVDFALAIVILVFPLTTTILSYVYIVSTILRIPSTQGRKKAFSTCASHLTVVIIYYTAMIFMYVRPRAIASFNSNKLISAVYAVLTPMLNPFIYCLRNQEVKNAIKKTVGVGQCFLLS, encoded by the coding sequence ATGCTGGGGAGAAACATCACTCTGGTGAGGGAGTTCATCCTGGTGGGCTTCCCCACCGCCCCCTGGCTGCAGGTCCtgctcttctccctcttccttgTGGTCTACTTGCTGGTGGTAGTAGAGAATCTTGTCATCATGCTCACTGTCTGGGTCACTGGCTCCCTCCATAAGCCCATGTACTATTTCCTGACTAGCCTGTCCTTCCTGGAGGTCTGGTATGTCTCTGTCACAGTCCCCAAGATGCTGGATGGATTCCTCCTGCAGAGACAGCGCATCTCCTTCCCAGGCTGCATGACCCAGCTCTACTTCTTTATCTCACTTGCCTGCACGGAGTGTGTACTTCTGGCagccatggcctatgaccgctatgtggccatctgccaccctctCAGATACCCAGTCATCATGACCACAGGTTATTGTGTGCAGCTGGTGGCTTTTTCCTTTATGAGTGGTTTCATGGTCTCTGTAATCAAGGTCTATTTCATTTCACATGTTGCCTTTTGTGGCTCCAATGTCATGAACCACTTTTTCTGTGACATCTCACCAATCCTCAAACTGGCTTGCAAAGACATGTCCACAGCTGAGCTAGTGGACTTTGCTTTGGCTATTGTCATTCTTGTCTTCCCTCTCACCACTACCATCCTCTCCTATGTCTACATTGTCTCCACCATTCTGCGTATACCCTCCacccagggaaggaagaaggccttctccacctgtgcaTCCCACCTCACAGTAGTCATAATTTATTACACAGCCATGATTTTCATGTATGTTCGGCCTAGAGCTATTGCTTCTTTTAACTCCAACAAACTAATCTCAGCTGTGTATGCAGTCCTCACACCCATGCtaaatccattcatctactgTCTGAGGAACCAGGAAGTCAAGAATGCTATCAAAAAGACAGTGGGTGTTGGCCAGTGCTTCCTGCTCAGCTGA